A genomic window from Gossypium hirsutum isolate 1008001.06 chromosome D12, Gossypium_hirsutum_v2.1, whole genome shotgun sequence includes:
- the LOC107946288 gene encoding probable peroxygenase 4 has translation MASSLTSNDFQEGVDDEDAGRGLVSDENALQKHVAFFDRNNDGIIYPWETFQGFRAIGAGYLLSLASAFLINLGLSRKTRPGKAFSLETLMLGVEVKNIHMAKHGSDSGVYDSKGRFVSWKFEEIFAKFALTHSDALTSDELKAMLKANREPKDYRGWVASWTEWITLYNLCKDNEGLLKKETIRGVYDGSLFQQMEREKLAAAGKKKE, from the exons ATGGCTTCTTCTTTGACATCCAATGATTTTCAAGagg GAGTGGATGATGAAGATGCAGGGAGAGGTTTGGTTTCTGATGAAAACGCTCTGCAAAAACATGTAGCATTCTTTGACAGAAACAATGATGGCATTATTTATCCATGGGAGACTTTTCAAg GTTTTCGAGCAATAGGGGCTGGATATTTATTGTCACTCGCCAGTGCCTTCTTAATCAACCTTGGTCTCAGTCGTAAAACTCGCCCT GGAAAAGCATTTTCTCTTGAAACTCTTATGCTTGGCGTTGAGGTTAAAAATATCCATATGGCGAAGCATGGGAGTGACTCTGGTGTATATGATAGTAAAGGAAG GTTTGTGTCGTGGAAGTTCGAAGAAATCTTCGCCAAATTCGCTCTCACTCATTCGGATGCCTTAACATCCGATGAACTGAAGGCAATGCTTAAGGCTAACAGGGAACCCAAGGATTACAGGGGATG GGTTGCTAGCTGGACGGAGTGGATAACTCTATACAATTTGTGCAAAGACAATGAAGGATTATTGAAGAAGGAAACAATTAGAGGTGTTTATGATGGAAGCCTGTTTCAACAAATGGAAAGGGAAAAATTAGCAGCTGCCGGTAAAAAGAAAGAGTGA
- the LOC107946289 gene encoding nudix hydrolase 18, mitochondrial — protein sequence MVCLVSRTGRHLQRYDDLGRRQVVGCIPYRYKRNSDGTLSTDLEVLVISSQKCQKMMFPKGGWELDESKEQAALRESIEEAGVIGKVECELGKWDFMSKRYGTFYEGYMFPLLVKEELALWPEQNVRQRTWMSVKEARDVCQHWWMKEALDILVERLTSLQQHKEQNISTCL from the exons ATGGTTTGCTTGGTTTCTCGTACGGGAAGGCACTTGCAGCGATACGATGACCTCGGCCGCCGCCAAGTTGTCGG ATGCATTCCGTACAGATACAAACGTAATAGTGATGGAACTCTGAGCACTGACTTGGAGGTTCTTGTCATCTCCtcacaaaaatgtcaaaaaatgatGTTCCCTAAG GGCGGTTGGGAACTTGATGAATCTAAAGAACAAGCTGCTTTAAGAGAGTCAATTGAAGAAGCTGGAGTTATAGGCAAAGTTGag TGCGAATTGGGCAAATGGGACTTTATGAGCAAACGCTATGGCACGTTTTATGAAGGTTACATGTTCCCTTTGCTTGTGAAGGAGGAACTTGCCCTCTGGCCTGAGCAAAATGTGCGCCAACGGACATGG ATGAGTGTGAAGGAAGCCAGGGATGTGTGCCAGCATTGGTGGATGAAGGAAGCCTTAGACATACTGGTTGAACGGCTAACCTCCTTGCAGCAACACAAGGAACAAAATATCTCAACTTGTTTGTAA